One window of the Periophthalmus magnuspinnatus isolate fPerMag1 chromosome 6, fPerMag1.2.pri, whole genome shotgun sequence genome contains the following:
- the LOC129456318 gene encoding C-C motif chemokine 2-like, translating into MKTVLLLTGLLLTALGCSTMPWAPNAPSQCCFSFTTKKIEQSQIVSIVRTGSRCSKKGFVVTTPKGKVCVDLNQPWLKSN; encoded by the exons ATGAAGACTGTGTTGCTCCTAACAGGACTCCTGCTCACTGCACTTGGCTGCTCTACCATGC CGTGGGCTCCTAATGCCCCCAGTCAGTGCTGCTTTTCCTTTACTACAAAGAAGATCGAGCAAAGTCAGATCGTGTCTATCGTCAGGACCGGCAGCAGATGCTCCAAGAAGGGATTTGT AGTGACCACGCCAAAGGGAAAGGTCTGTGTTGACCTGAACCAGCCCTGGTTAAAGTCAAATTAG